A window of Penaeus chinensis breed Huanghai No. 1 chromosome 9, ASM1920278v2, whole genome shotgun sequence genomic DNA:
tttaaGCTATTGGATATTATCAATTCagtattcttgtttatttcttgcatGTTCTTTGAAGTACTGAAATAAAACATTCTATTATTAGCTGTACTTCTATTTTCAATTTAAGGCAAAGCTcttgtatttttctgttaataAAGAGTAAGAtgacattgtttgtttgttactagATTCCATATTCTTCATATTTTGTTGAGGCTCTTGAAATTCTTAAGAAAAgctattttttctttgcttcatcAGTGTACTgagaatataaatttatatcatgATCAATTGCTAAATCAATGATTTGCATCATTACTTTGGCTTTTTCCTATATTATTCATTTTTGCTTTAAACAAAGTAACTAGTATCTCATATGAACTGTAATTTTCATGTTGACTGATTATGGtggggaaaaacaaaacaaaaaactactgAAGGCAcatgaaaacaaatgataaaaatattactcTCTTGCTTGTGTTTGCttaaattcacaaaataattagtgtaaaaatattaaaaagttgCAGACAAAAGcaatttaactttattttttcttttacattaataATCAAAGGTCAACCTGCCATCACTAAAACAACAGTTTAGTAACAGAGACTTTATTATGTATGGTATTGCTCTATAATATTGACTAGAAGTGCATGGAGATCTTGAGCTGCGGCTCTTCTGTTTGGCGTTGGCTTATTAGGGTTATTGAGAGGGTGATGACCACATTTTTCAACAAGGGGGAAAAGTTCTGGGAATTTCTTGATAAGCCAAATTGGTGGGCTGTGTAGAAGGCCTTGAGGAAGGTCTTCGGAAAATGCAGACGATGATAGCATCCCCTGAACATAGATATCATTATGGTGCAATTTCATAATTCATTTTGGGATTAATAGACTGATAGAGAATCttaaatttaaatattaaattaGACTGATACACATTTCAGCATTCAGTGTAAAATTAGAGATTTTGTTGTCATTAAGATAAGTTAAAGTATGACTGGAAAAGTCATGTTTCTTGAAGCTTGtgcaatattacaaaaaaaaaataaataaaaggaaaaatggtaCTAAGTATATCttagtggaaaaaaaaagtagttaaatattttgtattttacttaCCTTACACACAGCATAGAAATTATGATCTGATGAGACATGACCACAGAGATCTTCATAAGAAAAGCTTAAACAATCAGCGCATCCAAATCCATCATTCACATGCTCTGTAACATCTGAAACATAGTATAATTATAGCAAATTAAATCTGGAAAGACACCATTTTCAGTTATAGCAGGATTCCTGGTGCTTTAATACAATGGAACATCTGACTAATGTCAGTAGCTAAATTTCCTTTTCACTTACTTTATGGTCAATCAGTAGCTAAATTTCCTTTTCACTTACTTTATGGTCAATCAGTAGCTAAATTTCCTTTTCACTTACTTTATGGTCAATGTTAATCCATTTTACAACTTCTCAATTTCAAAATAATTCTTTAACCTAAAGCCgccaaggaaaatgaataaaaaaacggggaaaatgctctgctcattttttctattttttgtgaaatgtctgcacatagatggcttttctagtgcttagccacaaaggagtcaattagtagatctaattggcgggaaaaaaatgtattttttactagtgctatgaatatcaaaggtgttatttttattataaacattataattactatgttataaacattaataacatcaaaataagatgacgtaaaatatttttgtaaatcaaagaaaagggtaaacgggccagacaggcagtactcgtaattggctcattggtgacttagtccaagtgtagccatctatgtgtaaaaacaattaaacaactaactcacagtgggcatggcatgtatgtacatattatgcccgtcggcattgggttaaacaatgTATATTCTAAACTCATACTTACTGAGTCCTGTTGAACTTGTGTCAACGATAACAATATTCTCAGCATCTATAACTTTAACACTGCCATCATCACCAACAGCAAAGTTATCAAGTGAAACATCAGTCAAGTAGAGGACAAAAGTCCCTGTAGAAAACTGCTGTGCCATTTCCAGCAACTGTCGGGCATAATCTGCTCGTACAATCCAAGGTTCATCGCCCTGTTCTGTCAGTGTAGGTCCAACATAATCCTCTACTATAACTCTACCACAGGTACCAATTAACCTTGGAAAGAAATTTGAATGGTAGGTCTGTCAAAAGAAAGTGTGATAAAAGATTATTCATGATATTGGTTAAATTCTATAAATATCTTACTTTTAATTTGTTTGTACTGAATGAATGAGAATACTATTACATTTCCATGTgtctgagaaaaagaaagagtaagaaagaagagagaagaaagaagaaagaagagagaagagagaagagagagagaggagaagagagagagagaggagagagaagagaggagagaagagagaagagagaagagagaagagagaagagagaagagagaagagagaagagagaagagagaagagagagagagagagagagagagagagagagagagagagagagagagagagagagagagagagagagagagagagagagagagagagagagagagagagagagagagagagagagagaagagagagagagagaagagagagagagagaagagagagagagagaagagagagagagagagaagagagagagagagaagagagagagagagaagagagagagagagaagagagagaagagagagagagagaagagagagagagagaagagagagaagagagagaagagagagaagagagagagagagaagagagagagagagaagagagagagagagaagagagagagagagaagagagagagagagaagagagagagagagagagagagagagagagagagagagagagagagagagagagagagagagagagagagagagagagagagagagagagagagagagagagagagagaagagagagagagagagaagagagagagagagaagagagagagagagaagagagagagagagaagagagagagagagaagagagagagagagagaagagagagagagagagaagagagagagagagagagagagagagaagagagagagagagagaagagagagagagagaagagagagagagagagaggagagagagagagagaagagagagagagagaagagagagagagagagaagagagagagagagagagaagagagagagagagaagagagagagagagagaagagagaagagaagagagagagagagagagagagagagagagagagagagagagagagagagagagagagagagagagagagagagagagagagagagagagagagagagagagagagagagagaagagagagagaagagagagagagagagagagagagagagagagagagagagagagagagagagagagagagagagagagaagagagagagagaagagagagagagaagagagagagagaagagagagagaagagagagaagagagaggagagagagagagagagagagagagagagagagagagagagagagagagagagagagagagagagagagagagagagagagagagagagagagagagaatgagagagagagaatgagaaagagagaatgagaaagaaagaaagaaagaaagaaagaaagaaagaaagaaagagaaagaaagaaagaaaaagaaaggagacacagagaaaaaaaggagacagagaaagagagagagagagagattgatttatcattattacaaagggTTTCTAAAGTCCCTGGTGATTTAGAGAGAAACTCACCGTTATTACAAGGGGTTCTATGTTCACTGCTAACATTGTGAggaaatggtgttgatgataaggaCCTCTGTCCGTCTTCTTAAAGCTCTCATATAAAACCTCCACAGTTCTGCTATGGTTGCATTTTACAGCTTCACTTGCCTGAAACAAGTCTGGATATTTGCCAACAACCTGGAGTACATCTTGACCATCCTTTGCTAACAAAACCTTTAAAGCTTGGGATATGCTGCAATTCTCAGGTTGCTCAGCTGTTTTGCATAATTTGTCATCAAAATCTTTTAGCTCTGAATTGTGTGCCAATTTCTTCAGCACAACTGGCACATCTCTCATCTTTCCATAATAAACATTCTTCACATTCATAAGGTTCAGGATCTTCCATTTTGAAAAACTTGTAAGCTGAAGTCTCTCACTGAGAGGTTCCTCATGACCTACAAGGGTGCTGCAGAGGGTCTGTCCATAGCATGCTGGGCAGGTTTCAAGGTCCACAATATCATCTACTTTTTGATACCATCCATAAAAAAAGGTGAGAGTAATCAATATTCCCAAAAACAGTTTGCAGGTCTGCCATCTTCTTTTAATCATTCTTCATATCtggaatacaaaatataaatatatcttacacCTTCTACTCTTAAACTAagcccagtattttttttttttaatgtactaATGAGACTTATTGCTTCAGCATGCATGTGTATCAATATAAATTAACTTGTTTGAGGAGAAAAAAGGTAACTATCCTTTAATGTTACAGTTCTCTTtaacaaaaaatgtaatgaatATTTAAGGAATATTCTTTACTACAGGAAATGGCTCTTTGTACAAGtgtgttattttttaaatgatcttacattgtgtttttatattacaaatattgcaattttattatctgttactgggaaaacagtaataaatgattttgtatagtatatttatatgcttaccaCACATGAACTTAGATAACCAagattttcccttcctttatttcagAAGTGACAGTAGTAATATTTTGTATAGATTTAATtatggtattaatattaatactgttattattgtcatatctatttatttactgaaaaaaattctgcagcgtcaacatctaaggtcattagtggtgtattcaaaatatagtgttAGAGTGGGGGTTGAGGACAAAGCCAGCAAGTAAGGTTTTTTTTTGCTTCAATAAGaggatgtttgtggatttccaaaatggttaatgatcaaaacaaataaatatgttggTCATATAGCATTATTCTGTATCGTggcaaaatgggaaaaaaatagttaacaattaggataaatgGACAAAagaagggatgaaaaagagagggaaaaggaaaggaggagaataaaagaccatgcaaaatttgttgtgGCAAAGGCTGAGCTTTAAGGCTGGTTCAATACTATCTAGGTTCAGAAACTTATATTGAATGATGTTCAATATAGTTGGGTGAGGCCTTGTTCGCAAGTATCCAGGTCAGGTTTAGtttggaaaggagaggagagatgggactGGTTTTGGGGACTTATGTTatggaaagtataaaaaaaaaaacatgtctagATTAGGTTACATAATATGTGGTATCTTCCAATAAATTAATTTTGTATGCAGTTTATATTCAATCATTTGTCCAATAACAAAAGTTCCTAAAAATGTGAAAATCTTGGTATAATTAGTGCATCAAACCTACATTTTAAACTGGGCACAATGGGCTATTTCATAAATATAACATACAGATATTTCAGAACAAAAGGGAACAAATTTCCTGATTGCTTTCACAATAACATCAGAACACATCAAAACTGTCATATAGGTCTACAAGCTGTAGCTTACTATCACTAAGAGTAAAAAGGGCTAACTTTCCACTAACAGTTCCACATGTTGCAGAACAGGAAATGAGACTGCATAAGCCGTAACCAGAAGGCTCAATGTGGCATACTTACCCCCATGTACACGAGCTCAGATCTAGGACACGAAATTAAGCTATAATGTAAAAGACCTTATGCAGTATATCAGTCATCAGTACCTTTGCTCATTTTATTCCTGCTCTTTTAGTGTAGCCTTTAATTACTGATTTGCACAAGAAATGCCATAGACCAAAAATGCCTCGGATTTCATCAAGGGTACCATTCTTTGCTGTGAAATAATGTTTGTCATCTATaggaaatatacagaaatatcacATAATCTGATCTATAAACAAAATTGACTCAAAACTTCAATTTTAGTGAGTTTGTCCCTTGTGCCCTGGATGCCTATTATGTGGAGTAGTTTTGCCAACCTCTGCCTGAGAGCCAAAGGAGGATAATTCTCTTAGGTGTCTTGTGATGGATTACCTCATACCTTTTGAAGCTTAATCTGTCTCTTCAAACTGAGTAATTTACATATTACCCTTTACCTCAACTCAATAACTGAAATAAGAGCCTCTTAATCAATATTAGCCACACCGAACGCATGCACAGAAACAAACTCTAATTACAGTCTGATGAAATCCAGATTTATGGATAAAACAGCCCTTAAAATATCACTTTTCAACACAGCCAGGCACAAAACCTTTAAAGCAACGCCTCCAGAGCCCCGTGCAGTGGATGCCAGTCAAGGGGCTTCTTCTCCCCCCAACTCCCTCGCTCTCGTCACTTACTGCAGCAGCCGTTCTGAAATTACGAGCAACATTATTGGTATATTGTGTTTCACTTATGATAATGAGTGAAACTGATATTGTTGTCAGTTATTGTGGTTGTTGAGAGACAAAGCTATTATTGACATTTCTTGGCACGTTCACCATTGTTCGAGAAGGAGTGTTGTTTACAAATATAGAGCAGGAGATACAAGCGCAAATCTCTATTAACATATTATGcattctagaaatatatatatatatatatatatatatatatatatatatatatatatatacacacacacacacacacacacacacacacacacacacacacatacacacacacatacacacacacacccacacacactacacacacacacacacacacacacacacacacacacacacacacacacacacacacacacacatacacacacacacatatacatatataaatacaataatatatactgtatggatatatatatatatatatatatatatatatatatacatacatattatatatatatatatatatatatatatatatatatatatatatatatatatatatatacgcatacatacatacatatacatacatattatacacacacacacacacacacacacacacacacacacacacacacaaacacacacacacacacacacacacacacacacacacatattatatattatattatatatacctttatacaaatatgcatatatatatatgtatacttatatatatgcatatatatatgtatatatatgtatatacatatacatgtatgtctgtatatgcatatacatatacatatatatatatatatatatatatattatgtaaatatatatatatatattatgtgaatatatatatttatatatatatatatatatatatatatatatatatatatatatatatatatatgtacacacacacacacacacacacacacacacacacacactacacacatacacacacacacacacacacacacatacacacatatatatatatacatatatactgtatggatatatgtatatacacacacacataaatatatactgtatggatatatatatatatacatacatacacatatatgtatgtatatatgtatgcatatatatatatgtatatatgtgtgtgtgtgtgtgtgtgtgtgtgtgtgtgtgtgtgtgtgtgtgtgtgtgtgtgtgtgcgtgtgtgtgtgtttgtgtgtgtatgtgtgcgtgcgtgcgtgcgtgcgtgcgtgcgtgtgtttgtgtgtgtgtgtgtgtgtgtgtgtgtgtgtgtgtgtgtgtgtgtgtgtgtgtgtgtgtgtgtgcgtgtgtgtgtgtgtttgtgtgtgtatgtgtgcgtgcgtgcgtgcgtgcgtgtgtttgtgtgtgtgtgtgtgtgtgtgtatgtgtgtgtgtatgtgtatatatataaatatacaaatatatatatatataaatgtatttatatgaatacacacacttatatatatattaatatatgtgtaatatacatttatatatatgtataaatatatgcatatatatatgatatatattaaaattatatatataatatatataaat
This region includes:
- the LOC125028876 gene encoding divergent protein kinase domain 2A-like, which gives rise to MIKRRWQTCKLFLGILITLTFFYGWYQKVDDIVDLETCPACYGQTLCSTLVGHEEPLSERLQLTSFSKWKILNLMNVKNVYYGKMRDVPVVLKKLAHNSELKDFDDKLCKTAEQPENCSISQALKVLLAKDGQDVLQVVGKYPDLFQASEAVKCNHSRTVEVLYESFKKTDRGPYHQHHFLTMLAVNIEPLVITTYHSNFFPRLIGTCGRVIVEDYVGPTLTEQGDEPWIVRADYARQLLEMAQQFSTGTFVLYLTDVSLDNFAVGDDGSVKVIDAENIVIVDTSSTGLNVTEHVNDGFGCADCLSFSYEDLCGHVSSDHNFYAVCKGMLSSSAFSEDLPQGLLHSPPIWLIKKFPELFPLVEKCGHHPLNNPNKPTPNRRAAAQDLHALLVNIIEQYHT